The DNA window AATCGATGCCGGACTCTCCGCGTGAAATCGTAATGTGGTCAGGCTCGTAGCCGGTCTTTTCAACCGTGACTTCGTAGGTTTCGCATCGCGAGAGCGTCGCACTGGTCGGCGTCGGCCCGTACTGCTTGCCGTTTACAACCACCTGCGCGCCAGCCGGCTCGGATTGAAAATCAATCTGCTGCGTACTGCCGTTCTTCATGTAAAGACAGCCGGCAAGCTGCGAGCATACAAAGGCGATCGCAACCGCACACGCAACCGAACTGAGAAGTCTCAAAGCTGAATCAGCCCCCAAAGCGGAATCCGGAAGCCCCGCATCGAAC is part of the Candidatus Binataceae bacterium genome and encodes:
- a CDS encoding PEGA domain-containing protein; translated protein: MKNGSTQQIDFQSEPAGAQVVVNGKQYGPTPTSATLSRCETYEVTVEKTGYEPDHITISRGESGID